A genomic region of candidate division KSB1 bacterium contains the following coding sequences:
- the queD gene encoding 6-carboxytetrahydropterin synthase QueD, with the protein MFKLIIHSGFSAAHALRGYNGVCADIHGHNWRVSVTFAAQQPDENGMVVDLVALKKAVDECVATLDHRFINEVPPFDKLNPTSENLAKYFYETLSARAPIDVLSVEVAESDDYAVVYEPRR; encoded by the coding sequence ATGTTTAAACTGATCATTCACAGCGGCTTTTCGGCAGCACATGCTTTGCGCGGCTATAACGGCGTCTGCGCCGACATTCACGGCCACAACTGGCGGGTCAGTGTGACCTTTGCCGCTCAACAACCGGATGAAAACGGCATGGTCGTCGATTTAGTGGCTCTGAAAAAGGCAGTGGACGAGTGCGTCGCAACGCTCGACCACCGGTTCATCAATGAGGTCCCGCCGTTCGACAAACTGAATCCGACCAGCGAAAACCTGGCCAAGTACTTTTATGAAACGCTTTCTGCCCGCGCGCCGATCGACGTGCTCAGCGTAGAGGTCGCCGAATCGGATGATTATGCCGTGGTCTACGAACCGCGCCGTTAA
- a CDS encoding TIGR00366 family protein: protein MKHLNTLAMIYALVVGMVLLSWMVPSGEYARVTENGRTMVVPDSYRRVSSEPPGLDAALTAPVKGFVKAAEIIVFLFIVGGAFSVLQSTGAVEAGVRRLAGFLAQRPNRRRLFIPVFMVLFSAGGTIFGMCEETLPFVLIFVPLSLSLGYDTIVGTAIPFLGAAAGFAAAVINPFTVGIASSIAELPLAAGMGYRLFVWIISTLFTILFVMRYAAKIEKNPAASPTFALDEQKRRTGLQAEFDAAPLTPRLRGVLIAVGLAFPILIYGVLAHHWFIIEMAGFFLGLAMVAAFIAGLSIDDFTDSFKAGAKEMVGVALIIACARALLVVAEEAKILDTFLHAASFFIAKLPPVFAAQAMFVAQAVINFFVHSGSGQAMLTMPVMTPLADVIGISRESAVLAFVFAEGWINPVLPTSGVTMGVLGLAGIPWSKWAKWMLPLQIFFFIVALLLLIPPVLLFGR from the coding sequence ATGAAGCACCTCAACACATTGGCCATGATCTATGCGCTGGTCGTCGGCATGGTGCTGCTGAGTTGGATGGTGCCCAGCGGCGAATATGCGCGGGTTACGGAAAACGGCCGCACGATGGTCGTGCCCGACTCTTACCGACGAGTGTCCTCCGAGCCGCCGGGACTCGATGCGGCGCTGACGGCGCCGGTCAAAGGTTTTGTCAAGGCGGCGGAAATCATCGTTTTTCTGTTCATCGTCGGCGGGGCCTTTAGTGTCCTGCAAAGCACCGGCGCCGTCGAGGCGGGAGTGCGGCGGCTGGCCGGATTCTTGGCGCAGCGACCGAATCGTCGTCGCCTTTTTATTCCTGTTTTCATGGTTCTCTTTTCTGCCGGCGGAACGATTTTCGGCATGTGCGAGGAGACCCTGCCGTTTGTGCTGATCTTTGTTCCCCTGTCGCTTTCGTTGGGTTACGACACGATCGTCGGTACGGCGATCCCCTTTCTGGGCGCGGCGGCAGGATTTGCCGCAGCGGTCATCAACCCCTTTACGGTCGGCATCGCCTCGAGTATTGCCGAGCTGCCGCTTGCTGCCGGCATGGGGTACCGACTCTTCGTATGGATCATTAGCACCCTGTTTACCATCCTTTTCGTCATGCGCTATGCCGCCAAGATCGAAAAGAATCCGGCGGCCAGTCCGACCTTTGCACTGGACGAGCAAAAGCGGCGCACAGGGCTGCAGGCAGAGTTCGATGCGGCACCGTTGACGCCGCGCCTGCGCGGGGTGCTGATCGCGGTGGGACTCGCTTTCCCAATCCTGATCTACGGCGTTTTGGCGCACCACTGGTTCATCATCGAAATGGCGGGCTTTTTTCTCGGCTTGGCGATGGTTGCGGCGTTCATTGCCGGACTGTCGATCGACGATTTTACCGATTCCTTCAAAGCCGGAGCCAAAGAGATGGTCGGCGTTGCCTTGATCATCGCCTGTGCGCGGGCGCTTTTGGTCGTCGCCGAGGAGGCCAAAATCTTGGACACTTTTCTCCACGCTGCGAGCTTTTTCATCGCCAAGCTTCCGCCCGTCTTTGCCGCGCAAGCCATGTTCGTTGCGCAGGCGGTCATCAACTTTTTTGTGCATTCGGGTTCAGGACAAGCTATGCTGACCATGCCGGTGATGACGCCGCTCGCCGACGTCATCGGCATCAGCCGCGAAAGCGCCGTGCTCGCTTTTGTTTTTGCCGAAGGCTGGATCAATCCGGTGCTGCCGACTTCGGGCGTGACCATGGGCGTGCTGGGATTGGCGGGCATTCCCTGGTCCAAATGGGCAAAATGGATGCTCCCCCTGCAGATCTTTTTCTTTATCGTCGCTTTGCTGCTCTTGATCCCGCCGGTGCTTCTATTCGGCCGCTAA